The following DNA comes from Paraburkholderia sp. PGU19.
ATACCCTTCGATCGCATCGCCCGAACCGGCGACGCGCAGCATTTCGGCCGTCAGCATTTCGCCGAGTTGAGGTGCCAGGCCGTGAATTTCCGGCTTCAGATCCTCGACGAAGCCGCGTCCAGCCCACGGGTTGCGCAGCACGGCCGCCGCGCCGATCAGTTTCAGCGGCCGGGCCGCAGCCTTGCCCCCTTCGATAAATGTCTCTTCGACGTAAGTGACCAGCTTGCGCACTTCCAGCTTCATATCGTTTCTCCTGACGGGGCCTAGGCCATGAATGTCGTTGATTGAGATTATGGTATTCCATCTTATGGTCCGCACCAATGACCAAAGTATTATGGAATACCATGATACGAACGAAGCGATTTCAGGCACGCTTTCGGCGTGGCACTAAGCTTGTGCGACGCAGCAAACGGATGGAAAGATGCAAAAAGAAAAGCCGCCGGGGATGCCGGCGGCCTTGGACACAGCGGAAGCAACGAAGCAGATCAGGCGTTATCGGTCGACTCGCCTTGCTGCGCAAGCGCGTTCAGCGCGAGTTCCGCAGTGCGCCTGATATGCGCAAACGACGCCGCCGACGCCGCATCGCCATCGCGCCGCTCGATAGCGTCGAGCAGCTTGTTCATCTCGCGATTCGATTCACCACCGCGCCCCGGCACCGCGATGGTCAGCGCACGCAGCCGGTTGATGCGCGCGTTCAGCGTCTTCACGACCGTCAGCGACACATGTTTTTGCGCGCCTTCGAACATCGCCTCATAGAAGCGTTCGGTGTAATCGAGCACACGCGGCAGATCCTCTTTCTCGAAGGCGTCCTCGATCGTCTTGCGGATGTCGCGCAGTTGCTGCACGAGTTCGGGCGTCGACTGTTCGGCGCAGGCGCGTGCCGCGTTGGCTTCGAGCAGACCGCGCAGCTCGTAGATTTCGCCGACCTGCGCCGGGTCCAGTCGCGCAACGATCGGTCCCTGCCGCGCGACGATCTCGACGAGCCCTTCCGTCTCCAGGTGCCGCAGCACTTCGCGCACCACCGTCCGGCTCACGCCCAGTTCATCGCACAGCGTGCGCTCTACGAGCCGCGCGCCCGGCCGGAAATAGCCTTGCACGATTGCGCCGCGCAGCTTGTCGAGCGTGAGTTCGCGCAGTGTCTTTGCGTTGCGGTCGATTCTGAGGTCTGACATAGGCAGCAGTAAGGAAATGGACGAAGGCCCAACTTGCCTCGCGAAAAGCGAACGCTGAAGCTGGAATGCCATATTATCGTCCATCTTGCCGCGTTGACGGCTGGATGAAAGTCGGCGGCTATCCGCCCAGGCGCCTGGGGCGCCTCTAGATCAGGATCACGTGATCGCTGAGCTGGACGCAATTGCGCCCGCCGCGCTTCGCGCTATACAGCGCTTCGTCGGCATCTCTCGCCAGTTGCTCGATGGTTGCGTCGCTCGCGGCCATGCATGCGACACCGATACTGCATGTATAGCCGGGCAGCGTCGCGTCGTCTTTCCGCGCGATGTGCTGGCGGATACGCTCCGCGTGGTCCCTCGCCTCGTCGGGACGCACGCGCGGCAATAGCACCGCGAACTCCTCGCCGCCCCAGCGCGCGACATGCCCCGGCGCCGGCAACATGTCAGCGACGCGCTTCGCGAAGTCAATCAGGATGCGATCGCCCGTGGCGTGCCCATACGTGTCGTTCACCTGCTTGAAGTGGTCGAGATCGATCAGCAGCAGCGACAGCAATCCGCCCGTACGCATCGTCTTCTCGCGTTCCTGCTGATGCGCGCCAAGAAACGCGCGACGATTCAGCAGCCCCGTCAGCGGGTCCATGAACGACTGCTGTTCGAGCTGATTGCGCAGCCTGTCCATCGCGACGAACAACAAGCCGACTGTCACCGTGAGCGACATCAACGCGCTCGTGATCAGATAGATCTTCTGGATGAGGTCGGGAGCGAACAGGCCCGTGCTCGCCCAGGCCGGTACGAACATCGAGATGCCGCGCGCTGCCGTCGTGACCGTCTGCACCAGTTGCATCGAGCCGACGTAGAGCGCCGTGTTGCTGCCTTCGCCGAAACGCAGCATGGTGAGGCTGTTCAGTCCGAACGTCGCCGTCAGGATCGCGGACATGCACAGCGTGCGTCCCGCCACGGAAGGATGTACCCACGTCATCCAGCTCATCGCGATCACGCCGATCACGAGCAGCAGCGCGATGAAGCGCCTCGACGGACGCAGCCCGTAGAACATCTGGCTGCCGATCAGCCACAGCCCTGTGCCGAGACTCAGGCCGACATTGGCGACGACAATCGAAAGCCAGTCGCCGATGCCGCCGCGCAACGCAAGCAATATCGCCGACAACGATACGACCAGCGCACCCGAAGCCCAATGCCCGACGCCGCGAATGTTCGCCGGAAACCCGCGCCCCAGCGAGAACATGACGAGCGCCATCAAGCCGGGCATGACTGACGACATCAGAATGACGGTGCGAAGATCGAAGGCTGGCATACGGCTCCGGAGGCGGGCTCGCGACATGAAAATCATCCGTTTTCATGTGCGCTTGCGGGACAGCCTCGCAATATACCTCAGCCCGCGCCGCCGTCACTCGAGCAGCTTCAGCACGGTCTGCGGCATCGAGTTGGCCTGCGCCAGCACCGAGATGCCCGCCTGCTGCAGCACTTGTGCCTTCGACAGATTCGCCGTTTCCGTCGCGAAGTCCGCGTCGGTGATCTGCGAACGCGCGGAACTCATGTTCGTTGCCTGCGTGTTCGTCGTCGAGATGGCAGCCTGAAACGTGTTCTGCGTCGCGCCGAGCGTTGCCTGGAAGGTGTTGACGCTCGTGAGAACGCTATCGATCGTGCTCATCGCAGCCTGAGCGCCCGATGCCGACGAGACCGACAGGCCGCTGATGCCGAGGTTGCCTGCATCCCATTTCTGCGAGCCGAAGTCGGCCGTGATCTGCTGGTTGTCGAATGCGCCGATCTGGAAGTTGATCGTACCGACACCGTTCAGAACGGACTGGCCGTTGAACGTGGTCTGTTGCGCGACGCGCGTGATTTCCGTCAAGCGGGTCGACACTTCCGACTGCAGGTTCGCCAGCGCGTTCGAGTCGAGCGAGCCGTCGC
Coding sequences within:
- a CDS encoding GntR family transcriptional regulator — protein: MSDLRIDRNAKTLRELTLDKLRGAIVQGYFRPGARLVERTLCDELGVSRTVVREVLRHLETEGLVEIVARQGPIVARLDPAQVGEIYELRGLLEANAARACAEQSTPELVQQLRDIRKTIEDAFEKEDLPRVLDYTERFYEAMFEGAQKHVSLTVVKTLNARINRLRALTIAVPGRGGESNREMNKLLDAIERRDGDAASAASFAHIRRTAELALNALAQQGESTDNA
- a CDS encoding diguanylate cyclase, with the translated sequence MPAFDLRTVILMSSVMPGLMALVMFSLGRGFPANIRGVGHWASGALVVSLSAILLALRGGIGDWLSIVVANVGLSLGTGLWLIGSQMFYGLRPSRRFIALLLVIGVIAMSWMTWVHPSVAGRTLCMSAILTATFGLNSLTMLRFGEGSNTALYVGSMQLVQTVTTAARGISMFVPAWASTGLFAPDLIQKIYLITSALMSLTVTVGLLFVAMDRLRNQLEQQSFMDPLTGLLNRRAFLGAHQQEREKTMRTGGLLSLLLIDLDHFKQVNDTYGHATGDRILIDFAKRVADMLPAPGHVARWGGEEFAVLLPRVRPDEARDHAERIRQHIARKDDATLPGYTCSIGVACMAASDATIEQLARDADEALYSAKRGGRNCVQLSDHVILI
- a CDS encoding flagellin domain-containing protein, which encodes MLNINTNIMSLTAQNNLSGSQSALSQAINRLSSGKRVNTAADDAAGLAISTTQTASINALTQGAANANNGISMVQTTNGALQSIVSNLQRIRQLAVEAGDGSLDSNALANLQSEVSTRLTEITRVAQQTTFNGQSVLNGVGTINFQIGAFDNQQITADFGSQKWDAGNLGISGLSVSSASGAQAAMSTIDSVLTSVNTFQATLGATQNTFQAAISTTNTQATNMSSARSQITDADFATETANLSKAQVLQQAGISVLAQANSMPQTVLKLLE